A single region of the bacterium genome encodes:
- a CDS encoding tetratricopeptide repeat protein, which produces MKIRSFLLVLIIASLFAAMDANAQSGAAKGRGRVKGTVTDQDGKPVGDVTVRFTSDRLQASFEVKSNEKGEWVANGIAGGNWNIDFVKDGYETKQISYAIQQSGYNKPVVLSIQRMEKAPPTIPGVQPGQNQAKEDPSRALIMEGSDMADKKDYAGAIAKYEQAMQLKPDLHALYGEIGNLYTLIGNSDKALEAYNKLLEKDPSNMDARLSAVGILFEKKDVAGAKKILEALDLKTVTNPNALYNVGVGFYNAQETQEAIRYWEKVIELDPKMIDAYFQLGAAYLSVKDNAKSKAMFQKVIELDPASESAKMAQEMLDTMK; this is translated from the coding sequence ATGAAGATACGTTCATTTTTGTTAGTTCTGATCATTGCGTCACTTTTTGCGGCCATGGATGCCAACGCTCAAAGCGGAGCAGCCAAAGGAAGAGGACGAGTAAAAGGAACGGTAACCGATCAAGATGGAAAACCTGTGGGCGATGTGACTGTCCGGTTTACCAGCGATCGGCTGCAAGCGAGCTTTGAAGTCAAAAGCAATGAGAAAGGAGAATGGGTCGCCAACGGAATTGCGGGCGGCAACTGGAATATTGACTTTGTGAAAGATGGGTATGAGACAAAACAGATTTCGTATGCGATCCAGCAATCGGGATACAACAAACCCGTGGTTCTATCTATACAAAGAATGGAAAAAGCTCCCCCCACTATCCCGGGAGTGCAGCCGGGGCAAAATCAGGCGAAAGAAGATCCCAGCCGCGCTTTGATAATGGAAGGAAGCGATATGGCAGACAAAAAGGATTACGCCGGAGCGATTGCAAAATACGAACAGGCAATGCAGCTAAAACCCGATCTTCACGCGCTCTATGGCGAAATCGGCAATCTGTATACGCTCATCGGTAATAGTGATAAAGCTCTGGAAGCTTACAACAAGCTACTGGAAAAGGACCCTTCCAATATGGATGCGCGCCTCTCCGCGGTCGGAATTCTGTTTGAAAAGAAAGATGTTGCCGGCGCGAAAAAGATACTGGAAGCCCTTGATTTAAAAACTGTAACAAATCCGAACGCTCTGTATAACGTAGGTGTCGGATTTTACAATGCCCAGGAAACACAAGAAGCGATCCGCTATTGGGAAAAAGTAATCGAGCTGGATCCCAAAATGATCGATGCTTATTTCCAGCTGGGAGCCGCCTATCTCTCCGTCAAGGACAACGCAAAATCCAAAGCG